One window of Triticum dicoccoides isolate Atlit2015 ecotype Zavitan chromosome 5A, WEW_v2.0, whole genome shotgun sequence genomic DNA carries:
- the LOC119300359 gene encoding uncharacterized protein LOC119300359: MFLHVVGHNQRFRVIHNTFRRSMGTISRYFKQVLFAIGELRGEMIRRPSGQTPPKIHGSPRWYPYFEWGFDEHVPEEEEVEPDDVVSSGLGVEAFDNDAWKNKRLEWAEGVPYPSRVEFCGDSYSSRRREWTDVRIVRRLQGSRHQERLAARNHFRAMRDSQRAGGSKPTPLFRLAMDNLRDAELVEECIRDCDTPEYLTCPLLGELMIDPVTIATGKTFDRQYLKDWFEKNGHICPVTGQPVSGAIVRNGRIRGYLYEWEESKMERITKIITVSCA, translated from the exons atgttcctccatgttgttggCCATAACCAGAGGTTCAGGGTCATTCACAACACGTTCAGGAGATCAATGGGGACCATCTCTAGGTACTTCAAGCAGGTGCTTTTTGCTATTGGGGAGCTTAGAGGAGAGATGATCAGGAGACCATCTGGTCAGACTCCACCCAAGATTCACGGAAGCCCAAGGTGGTATCCATACTTCGAG TGGGGCTTTGATGAACATGTGCCTGAGGAGGAAGAGGTCGAGCCTGACGATGTTGTTAGCTCCGGCCTTGGTGTGGAGGCATTTGACAATGACGCTTGGAAGAACAAAAGGTTGGAGTGGGCAGAG GGAGTTCCGTACCCTTCGCGCGTTGAATTTTGTGGAGATTCTTACTCATCACGAAGAAGGGAATGGACTGATGTAAGAATTGTGAGAAGACTGCAAGG ATCGCGTCACCAAGAGAGGCTTGCTGCTCGTAATCATTTCAGAGCGATGCGTGATAGTCAGCGAGCGGGCGGAAGCAAGCCTACCCCCCTATTCAGGCTTGCAATGGATAACCTAAGGGATGCGGAGCTTGTAGAGGAGTGTATCAGAGATTGTGATACTCCAGAATATCTTACTTGTCCATTGTTGGGCGAGCTTATGATTGACCCGGTGACAATTGCCACGGGGAAG ACATTTGACCGACAGTACCTCAAGGATTGGTTTGAGAAGAACGGGCATATCTGTCCTGTGACCGGCCAGCCTGTTTCAGGTGCCATTGTCCGAAACGGGCGTATCCGAGGGTATTTGTACGAGTGGGAAGAATCCAAGATGGAGCGGATCACCAAG ATCATTACAGTCTCTTGTGCCTAA